The Pseudomonadota bacterium sequence GTTACGCAACGATTTCTCAGCGGGATTTTCTTTTGAGATTTGCAGACCGGCTCCTCGAAGAAGAACTGATAAAGGCATGAGTAGCCATGTATATTTTGAAGGTTTTTTTGTTTCCCGGTGCATTCATTCAAACAAAGTCGACCCTCTGTCTTTCATCCTCTTGACAAAAGAATATGATAAGAGTAGAAATCCTTGAATAATGAATGAATATTCATTATAGGTTTCTGTTATCGGCTCTGTTTGCAGTGATTGAATATCGTTCAAAAGTTGTAACGAACTGAAATTATTAGTGCAGACAGCCTGCGAGGAGAACGGAAATGAATATCGATTCTATCAAAGCGGATGATGTGCTTGATACAAAAGGCCTGAGTTGTCCCATGCCGCTCCTGAAAACCAAGAAGGCTATCGGAAAGATGGAAGCAGGCCAGATTCTTGAGGTCGTCGGCACCGACCCCGGATCAAAAAATGATTTACCCGGCTGGTGTGAGCGAACCGGACACAAGTACCTGGGAGTCAGGGAAGAAGAGGGCTTCTTCAGGTTTTATATACAAAAAGGATAATTAGGATTTAGGTAGAAAATTAATAAATTGTCGCCCGATTTTTTTGGGGGGGCGACGCAATTATCTGTAGGGAGGATAGCATGGCAAAAAGTCTAGGAATTTTTGTTACATCACCCAAGAATATGAAGCATGTCATGGGTGTGACCAAGGCCGCTGTGGCAAAGGGTTCTGCCGTAAAGGTGTTTTTTACATGGAAAGCAACCCATCTTGCCAAAGATCCACAGTTTCCTGAACTCTGCAAAATAGCAGATGTTAATATCTGCGCCGACAGCTACGCAAAAATGGGATATGACAAGACTGTCGTCCCAGAGGGGCTTGATGAAAAACGCATGTCAACCCAGGCGAAGCACGGTGCAATGCTTGAAAATTGTGAATGTTACATGACATTATAAGGGGGAAACCATGGCTAAAGTATGTTTTCTAATTCAACCGAGCAACGATGAAAAGGACGTGTTGGATGCAATGCGCTCCACATTAGGACTTTCCGTGGCCAACCATTATTCTTATGGTGTAGTTCTGGATACGGAATTGGCCAAATTTGATGAGTATAATGCTGAGAATCTCGAGTGGATCAAAGACATGGAAGGTGATATGTTCACCAATGTCCAGGCCAACGCCGACAAGAACGGCTTGACTTATGTCAGCATCGAGGAACTTGGGCAGAAGCTCAAAGAGATGGATGTTATCGTGCCTTATGGCAACTAAGAGTTAATTTTCGATCACCAGAGGAGTTAGCGATATGAAAATTTTAAATGTATACCGCGCTGCACCCAGCGATGACATAAAAAAACTTGTTGGTATTGTATCAGAAGGCAATGACACCGATACTTTTGACCTGAACGTTGCTAGTCCTGATTATGGCGTCCTGGTTGACAAGGTTTTTGCTGCAGATAAGACCATTTGCTGGTGGTAAGTATTTTTTGTTTTGAGCAAAAAAAGGCCCGGTATTTTGTACCGGGCCTTTTTTTTGGGGGAATTTTTAATGAGTACGAAAAAGTGCGTGCCGACCCTCCTTAAATTGCATTTTTTATTTTGAGGGTGGGCAACTGAATCATAAAGGGACAAGGGTATTCTTGCTCATTCGTAACTGCTGTTTGCCTTTTTTGGCAAGATCCATGTTATGGGTAATAAGGATCATGGTGACTTGTTTTTCCTGATTTATTTTTTGGAAAAGTTCCAGTATCTCGGCCTCGGTTTCTTCATCAAGGTCCCCTGTTGGTTCATCTGCCAGGATAATATCCGGTTCATTCATCAGGGCTCTGGCAATTGCTACTCGTCGCTGTTGCCCTCCGGAGAGCTGGCGGGGATAGGCATCGTTTTTTTCTCCAATTCCAACCATATCGAGAAGTTCAGCCGCCTTTTTTTCAGCGCCGGGTTGACGGTTTTTACTGAAAAGATCCGGGAGAAGCACGTTTTCCTTTGCTGTAAGGATAGGCAGCAGGCTGGAAAACTGAAACATGAATCCGATATTGCGGTTCCGGTACTCGGAGAGTTCTCGGTCATTTAAGGTGCAGATATCGGTCCCCTTGAAAAGGACATTGCCGGATGTAGGTTTGAGAATTCCACCGATTATAGAAATAAGCGTGGTTTTGCCGGAGCCGGAATGGCCGATTATTGAAATAAAATCACCCTTTTCAATAGTCAGGGAAATATCTTTGATCGCAGCTATTGGTGTGTTGTCAACGGTATAATATTTATCGAGATTTTTAAGTTCTAATTGTGCCACGTTATTCCTCTTTAATTGCCAGAAGCGGTTCCATCTTTTTAATTCTGTTGATCGGCAGCATGGCGCCGGTGATACATATGCCGGTTCCGATAATTAAGCCAAGAATGGCGATTAATATCTGTTGGATGACGGACAGATTAGCGGAAATATTTTTAACAAGCGAAAAGCTTTCCCCGAGCCAGGTGGAAAGGTAGGTGCCGGCAATCATTCCGACAACACTGCCGGTCATGCCAAGAATCAATACTTCTAAAAGAAATAACTTAACAATGTGAGATTCCTTCGCTCCAATCGCACGCATTATGCCGATTTCTTTGGCTCGTTCGTTGGCAATGGCGGAAAAGATGGCCCAGACAAGAAATACCGTCAACACACAGGAAAGCGAGATTGTGATAAGAAATATTTTATTGATGTCGGCAAGAATATTTAGAAATCTGCTCCCCATGCCGCTTCTGGCGATAACATCGACTTCAACGATTTCTCCTTCAATGAGTTTGCCGACGTAATCCGGATCATATCCTGCTTTAACCTTGATGAAAATGATGGATATTTCTTCTGCGTGAAGCGGAGATTTACCGGAGCCGATGATGCCAAACAGATTTTCTTCGGTCATGAAAAGGGCATTATCGAGCCCGGTGCCGGTCTGTTCAAGGACTCCGATCATCTTGAACCTGTTGTTGAAGATTGTGGGCTCAACCTCGAGAAGTCCCAGGCCAAGATTTTCACTGGTTCCGAAGCCGGCGATGGCTTCGCCTTTTCTAAGCTCTCTGCCAACGGCCTTCTGCAGCCAGGGCTTAATGATGAAGTCGGTCTCCTGATCAAAGGCAACTATTTTTGTTGGCA is a genomic window containing:
- a CDS encoding sulfurtransferase TusA family protein produces the protein MNIDSIKADDVLDTKGLSCPMPLLKTKKAIGKMEAGQILEVVGTDPGSKNDLPGWCERTGHKYLGVREEEGFFRFYIQKG
- a CDS encoding peroxiredoxin — translated: MAKSLGIFVTSPKNMKHVMGVTKAAVAKGSAVKVFFTWKATHLAKDPQFPELCKIADVNICADSYAKMGYDKTVVPEGLDEKRMSTQAKHGAMLENCECYMTL
- a CDS encoding ABC transporter ATP-binding protein → MAQLELKNLDKYYTVDNTPIAAIKDISLTIEKGDFISIIGHSGSGKTTLISIIGGILKPTSGNVLFKGTDICTLNDRELSEYRNRNIGFMFQFSSLLPILTAKENVLLPDLFSKNRQPGAEKKAAELLDMVGIGEKNDAYPRQLSGGQQRRVAIARALMNEPDIILADEPTGDLDEETEAEILELFQKINQEKQVTMILITHNMDLAKKGKQQLRMSKNTLVPL
- a CDS encoding ABC transporter permease produces the protein MTQFTFFTVALKNLNRKSFRTGVLISAIALLVSLLIFAVSFTMSVAASLHKASERLGADLVVVPVGARSGAEEFLLEAKNTSFYMKKSLLERVRTVEGVESMTYQTYLSSINGMCCDIMPTKIVAFDQETDFIIKPWLQKAVGRELRKGEAIAGFGTSENLGLGLLEVEPTIFNNRFKMIGVLEQTGTGLDNALFMTEENLFGIIGSGKSPLHAEEISIIFIKVKAGYDPDYVGKLIEGEIVEVDVIARSGMGSRFLNILADINKIFLITISLSCVLTVFLVWAIFSAIANERAKEIGIMRAIGAKESHIVKLFLLEVLILGMTGSVVGMIAGTYLSTWLGESFSLVKNISANLSVIQQILIAILGLIIGTGICITGAMLPINRIKKMEPLLAIKEE